A segment of the Candidatus Hadarchaeales archaeon genome:
CGAAAGTGCTTACGTCGCTGAAAGGAGACAACACGACGCCGGAAGTATTCTCGATCTCCTATCTGGCATTTCAAGGCCAGGTGAAAAAATTCTTGGAATCACCGGCGTCGATCTCTGCGTAAGGGGAAGCAATCTCAATTTTGTCTTTGGATTGGCCCATTGTCCGGGGAGAGCCGCTGTTGTCTCCGTCTTCAGGCTGAATCCGGAGCTCTATGGACAAAAGAACGGAGATTTATTTTTTGAGAGAGTGGTAAAGGAATGCGTTCACGAGCTTGGTCATACATTCGGTCTGAGGCATTGCAGATCTTCACTCTGTGTGATGAATTTTTCGAATTCCATAATCGATGTTGATAGGAAGAGAGATGACTTCTGCGAGAGTTGCAGACGTTTTCTGAGCGCCGGGGAGGGGATTTGAACCCCTGCGACCCACAAGGGTCACCAGATCTCGAGTCTGGCGCCTTACCTGGCTTGGCTACCCCGGCACTCAATCAAATATTTGAGTAGGAAAAGTTAAATTTTACAGAAAGTCTGCTAAACTGACCTGCTTTATCTCATCACTTTCGAAGATGGATTCTATTTCCTTCTTCATCAGCATCAGTCTCTGTTTGGTATATTCGCTCACAGAGTACTTCTTCGCGATCTGCCATGCCATCTGCATGTATTTCTCTATGTTTCCACGTGAGACGGTGAGAACCAGCTTACCACCACAATCGCAAATACCCTTAAGCGGGATTCTTCTGTATTTTTTGTTACACACAATGCATCTGACTTTCTGTGAACCAAATGTTCTCATATTTCCCTTCATGTCTCTCAAGAAGTGATGCTCAACGATTATCTCTGCAACTGTCCTTTCATCGACAGATCTTATAACTTTGCCAAGCTCTAGCTGCAACTTCACTTTCTCCTCCATTGTTTCCAAAACTGAATACGCGGACTCTTTTGGTCCGCCTGCGATGTCGCTCGTGTCAAGGGTGAATCCGAATCTCTCATATTGCTTCTCCGTTCCAAGTCTCTTAGCAACGGTTTCCATAAATTGCAAAACCTCTGATAGACTTTTTCCTTCCCAAGTTGCTTCATAGAACTCCAGCGGATATCTCCACATGATATCCATGTTGTGAACTTCCTTGTCGACCTCTTCGGGATCTACAAACGGATTAAGAACCAGTGGGGCATCCATTCTTCCGCCCCTGCCGGCCGGAAGGAACCTTCTGCTGAAGTTTATCAATGGATCCAAGAGAAGCATCACGCAATCTTCGTCCCCATCACAATCTCTCCTCTTCGCCGCATGGAAATATGGGTGTGCGTAATAAACGTTTGCGTCGACAAAGCCGATTATTCTACCGACAACCCCAACCGACGTGTGAGGGGCAAGAGCAAGAACAAGATGACCGACGAGATCTTCCTGCGACTTCAGATTGTAGAAGGGTTCAAGCTCGTAAAACTTGACTAGCAGTTCATCGAGAAACTTTGAAACGCGCAGGAGGTAATCCGCTGCTTTCTTAGATATCACCAAATCCTGAACCTTAAGCTCGAGCAGCTGGTCATCCCTTTCGAGCTGATTCCCATAGATGTCTTTCTCATAACCAAGTTTTCTCAACATTTCAACAGAGACGCCTATCTCCTTGGGTCTAAAGTGGGTGAGCGGAACATTTGTTGCATCAAACCTGATTGTTCCATCCTTGAAGATAAACACCCTGTGTTTGGCTCGAAGAATTCCCTTCTCGAGAGGCTCGGGAATTTTACACTCACTCGTCAATCCCTGAACTCCTTTCAGAAGAGATGGCTTTTCCTCGCCTATTTTCTCCAAGGCTTTTTTAAGAAGTTCTCTGACGTCAATCGTTATCTTTGCGAACGGAGAAGATGATTTTTTGTGAATGGTGCAGCGGCCTTCACCGGTCTGACCACATTCGGGACATCCGGTCTTGTATTCCCCCTCGCCGCCGCAAAAATCGCACTTTCTTCCTATGAGTCTCTTCCCGCACTTTTTGCAGGTTATTATCGCGATCTCTGTTGAAACTTTCTCCGCCTCTACTATGTTTCTTTCTTTTCCACCCTCCTGACCAACAGGAAACAAGACATGAACCGGAGGTTTCATCATCCTTTCCTTTGCTTTTTCCGGTCTTCCCATTCTGACCCCTATGAATGTTCCTCCTTTCCTGCGCACCGGAAATGGTGCCAGTTTGGAAATTAAATCAAAAGATTCCGCAGGACTCGTGCTCTGGTATATCTGTGTGAATCTTTCAACTGTTAAATTTTGTCCATCCAGAAGCCCAAGAGTTTTGCACAGAGGAAGAGCATGCTCCTCGATTATGACTTTGTTGTTTTCCACTTTGTGTGGAACTCCTATTTCCTCCAAAAATCTCTTGCAATATTCATCCATCGGAACTTCGAGTTTTTCCAATCCTGACGGACCAAACGAAGCTATTCCGCTGGACAGCCATTTGGCAAGATCAAACAACTCTCCCGGATCCAAGTCTTCGTAGAAGTATGTATAAGAGGGATGAAGCGGAATTTTGTGTTTTTCGCTTAATTCCACAGCCAGCTGAGGGGAAGGTCTCGGATATGGCGGTTTTATGTATCTCTGTAAATCTTCTGGGACATCACCGAGCGCTTTTTCAACCTCCTGTGCCCACCACTCCTCGCAATATCCGGCTGGCATCAACTTATGATTGTTCTCGAGGAATTCGCCAAAACCGATAAGGATGTCTCCCAAGAAGAGGATCTCGGCGATGTCGTTCTTTACTCTCCTTGCTTCTTCAGCGGAGGACAGCTGCACAACAGATCCATCTTTCAGTCTCACAATCGGACCTTCAATCGAATCAACTGGTGTGGCCGCTCCTCCTTTTCCAGGTCTCTCCGTCTTCAACTGCGTTCCGATGGCGATGAAATCTCTGCATATCACCATAGTCGCCGGATGAATTCCGACAGCCGCAATACCTGTTGTTCGCGACCTTCCATATCTCAGCCTGAAACCTCCACGCGCCCCGGAGCTTCTGGGGAGAGCAAGAACTGGTCGTCCACCTATCGTCTCCTCAAGATATTGATTTGGCTGTCTGAAGGCCTCCTCGACCTTTTCCGATCCGACAACCTCCGACAGCCATTCCCATCCGTCGAGGTTGAGTTCTCTCACATATTTCAGAATTTTTGCAGACTTCTGCATTACCCCTTCAACGAGAACTAGAATAGCGCCTCCTCGAATCCCGTTGTGTTCGACCCTCGGAAGATTTCTAAAGGAAAAAACCTCGATTTCTTCCGTTGCCTCACCGGTTATCTCGATCGGCAAATTCCAAACGTACTTTCTTATTTCTTCCGAAGATGGGACATACTGGCCCGGTGCAACGAACGTTTTATATAGTTCGACCTCCTCGACGTACCTTTCAACTTCTTGCTCCGTAGGTTTGTAAGGAGAAAGATAGAGTTTGCGTCTGATGAAATCCGCGAGCAAAACGGAAAGCGCTGCTGGTGTCCCTCCGGCTGCTCTTATCGGCCCAGCATAGTAGATTGCTAGATAATTTGTTCTGTCACTGTTTTCCTTTATTTTTACCTCAACGATCCCCTCCAGTGGTGCCACGACTACCCCCTCGGTGAGAATCGCAAGCGCGGTCCTAAGGGCCTGTTCAGCTAGTTTTTCTTTGTTTTCTTCCTCCCCAAACTTTCCTTCGACAATCATTTCAGCAACTGTAAAGGCAACTCTTTCCTTCTGCTTCAATTTTTCTAGAAGTTCTTTAATGACCTTAGCCACTCCGGGTGGCCCGACTAACTCTTCAACCCTTTCAGCCATGCTCCCGGCAATCGGTATCTCAACGTACGGCTCTGGATCCAAACCTTTTGATCTGGCTTTCCTCGCGACCTCATAGGCCTTGTCTATCCCATTTTTAATTTCTTCGAAATATTTCATCATCTCAGGCGAAGCTTGCATCATCAACAACCTCTCTCAGCGAGTTAAAAACGAAATCCGGCTGTGGAAGAGTTTGAGATATCTCCTTTGTCACTCCGGTCAAGACTAGAACAGTTGACAATCCTGCAGCCTTGCCGACCACAACATCCACATCTTGCCTGTCCCCGACAATCACAGCTTTTTCTTTTGGTACTTTAGTCATTTTGAGACCAAGCTCGAGCATGAAAGTGGATGGCTTTCCAACAATCTCAGGTTTTTTACCACTACTCGCAGAGAGAGCGGCTACTATTGCTCCAGCTCCCGGAGCCAGACCGCGATCGGTCGGATATGTTGGGTCTGCATTCGTTGCAACGATTTCTGCTCCGGAAAGTAAAGCCGAAGTCGCCTCTGCTAGCTTCCTGTACGTGAGTTTGCGATCGAGACCCACCACGACATGCGTCGCTTGCCGAGCATTTTTAACAATCTTCAATTTAGCCGCATTCAATTCTTCTCGTAAACCAGTTTCTCCCACAACAAAAACCTTTGCTTCAGGACATTTTTCTTTCAAATATGCAGCCGTGGCATAGCCAGATGTTATTATTTGGGAAGGTTTCACATCTATCCCGAACTTTGCAAATTTTCTCGCATAACCTTCTCTAGAAAGAGTCGAGTTGTTCGTTAGAAAAATCACTTTCTTTTTCCTCATTTCCAGCTTTTTAATCGCTTCTTTAGCCCCAGAAATGAGCTTCTCTCCCAGAAAAACTACGCCATCCAAATCGATGAAGAAGAGATCAAACCTCATATGAATTTCACCACATCAAGTTGATGTGACATTAGATTAAGAATTGGCACTATACCAGGCGTAGGTGTTACGCCCAGCTTTTTCATGTACTCTGTTCTCTCTTGGAAGGTTCCGGAATTCACAAGAAAGACTTCTTTGTATTTCTTCTTTCCAAATATATGTAAGTGTCCTGTGTGGAAAACATCGGGGATCTCATCTATGACCAACAGATCCTCGCGTTCCGGAGCAAACATAACTTTTCCACCGTAAATCGGTGCCAGATGTCTCTTCTCCAACATCAGTTCCATCAAACCTGTCGGCTCTTCCCTTCTTAATCCAGGGACCGAGCAAACTATGTCGTCAAAACTTCGTCCATGATATATCTGAAAATGAACCCCTTCTATGGAAACCAAGGCCGGATTCCCAACCATGACTGCTTTAAGATCATTATAGAGCTCGGGGCATACATCCTTCTGGATTGCCGGTTGGGGCTCAGCGGATCTAACAGCATCGTGGTTTCCCGGCGAGATTATGAGCAAGATGTGCTCAGGCAGCTCGGAGAGAATTTTCGCAGCAACCGCATACTGCTTGAATACATCTGGAACCAAAAGTTCATCATATTGCTCGGGATAAACTCCTATTCCATCCACCAGATCTCCTGCGATTATGATATATTTGACGTTTCCTGCTATTTCTCTCTCTTTCTCCGTCTCTCCTCCTTCCTTGAGCCACCTGACGAACTTCATGAAGACATTCTCTAGGAACTTGTCGCTTCCTACGTGTAAATCTGAGAGCATGGCTACAGAGACCGGAATTTCCGCTTTTCTTACTTCTCTTTTAACCGGAACTCCTGGCCACTCGATATCGTCCGCAAAAATTCTAAGCTTATTATAATCGAAATTTACTCTCCCTTCAACACCAATCACTTCATCGGGAACAACCTTTTCGGCCTTCTCAAGAACCTGCCTATTTCTGGACACAAAAACCATTACGCTGCCCGTTGGATCTTCAATCTCTATTGCGATTGTTCCACCCTTTAGAACTTTTTTATCTTTCACCATTCCTATCACGGCAACTTTTTCTCCATTGAAGCTGCGTAAAGATGATATCGAAAGAGCCCGCTCAAATCTTGGTCTTTCTCTAAGAATCTTCGATAGCTTCTCGAACCTGCTCATGAAAATCCTGTGGAAATCTTCGATTGTGCCCTTTCCTAGACTCTTCCCCGTAACATCCTTCAGAACCTTCACCTTATGCTCATATTCGGCGGAGATTGGTCTGAATTTCTTATGCGTCAGCTCCCCAACGATCGGTTCAGGTTCGGGTTTAGCCTCTTCCACTGGTTTTGACGGTTCAAGCAGTGGTTTTACCTCTGGCTGAAGTATTTCCTTAACGATTTCCGCGCCGACCATCACGAGAGCCCCATGTTTATCCTTCAAACCCTGAATGACTTTTTCAACAGCCATCTCGACATTCTCAGACGAGAGAATGAGATTTAGCGCTTCTTCAGTCAGCAGGAGACTCTCTCGAGCAAATTTCCTCGCAATCTCCGCAGTTTCCAAAATCATCACCTCAAGGAGAAAGAGAAGCAAAAATTTCCGGACCAACCAGAGAAAGAATCGCATCTTCTTGAACCAGTGCCTGAACCTGCAGCGGATGAATATTGAGTTTTATTTCCTTTGTTCGTCCGTATCTCCCTCTGTTAACAAGTCTGGCGCAAATTATTCCTAAAAGGTCTAACTCTGCAATCAAATCTTGTACTCTTCTGCTCGTGAGCACATCCGTTCCGCTCTTGTGGCATATCATCTTGTAGTACTCGTAAACTTCACCTGTTGTAACAGGCCTTGGTTTTCTTTGTGCTAGAATGGAAATTGC
Coding sequences within it:
- a CDS encoding DNA-directed DNA polymerase II small subunit yields the protein METAEIARKFARESLLLTEEALNLILSSENVEMAVEKVIQGLKDKHGALVMVGAEIVKEILQPEVKPLLEPSKPVEEAKPEPEPIVGELTHKKFRPISAEYEHKVKVLKDVTGKSLGKGTIEDFHRIFMSRFEKLSKILRERPRFERALSISSLRSFNGEKVAVIGMVKDKKVLKGGTIAIEIEDPTGSVMVFVSRNRQVLEKAEKVVPDEVIGVEGRVNFDYNKLRIFADDIEWPGVPVKREVRKAEIPVSVAMLSDLHVGSDKFLENVFMKFVRWLKEGGETEKEREIAGNVKYIIIAGDLVDGIGVYPEQYDELLVPDVFKQYAVAAKILSELPEHILLIISPGNHDAVRSAEPQPAIQKDVCPELYNDLKAVMVGNPALVSIEGVHFQIYHGRSFDDIVCSVPGLRREEPTGLMELMLEKRHLAPIYGGKVMFAPEREDLLVIDEIPDVFHTGHLHIFGKKKYKEVFLVNSGTFQERTEYMKKLGVTPTPGIVPILNLMSHQLDVVKFI
- a CDS encoding DNA polymerase II large subunit, whose amino-acid sequence is MMQASPEMMKYFEEIKNGIDKAYEVARKARSKGLDPEPYVEIPIAGSMAERVEELVGPPGVAKVIKELLEKLKQKERVAFTVAEMIVEGKFGEEENKEKLAEQALRTALAILTEGVVVAPLEGIVEVKIKENSDRTNYLAIYYAGPIRAAGGTPAALSVLLADFIRRKLYLSPYKPTEQEVERYVEEVELYKTFVAPGQYVPSSEEIRKYVWNLPIEITGEATEEIEVFSFRNLPRVEHNGIRGGAILVLVEGVMQKSAKILKYVRELNLDGWEWLSEVVGSEKVEEAFRQPNQYLEETIGGRPVLALPRSSGARGGFRLRYGRSRTTGIAAVGIHPATMVICRDFIAIGTQLKTERPGKGGAATPVDSIEGPIVRLKDGSVVQLSSAEEARRVKNDIAEILFLGDILIGFGEFLENNHKLMPAGYCEEWWAQEVEKALGDVPEDLQRYIKPPYPRPSPQLAVELSEKHKIPLHPSYTYFYEDLDPGELFDLAKWLSSGIASFGPSGLEKLEVPMDEYCKRFLEEIGVPHKVENNKVIIEEHALPLCKTLGLLDGQNLTVERFTQIYQSTSPAESFDLISKLAPFPVRRKGGTFIGVRMGRPEKAKERMMKPPVHVLFPVGQEGGKERNIVEAEKVSTEIAIITCKKCGKRLIGRKCDFCGGEGEYKTGCPECGQTGEGRCTIHKKSSSPFAKITIDVRELLKKALEKIGEEKPSLLKGVQGLTSECKIPEPLEKGILRAKHRVFIFKDGTIRFDATNVPLTHFRPKEIGVSVEMLRKLGYEKDIYGNQLERDDQLLELKVQDLVISKKAADYLLRVSKFLDELLVKFYELEPFYNLKSQEDLVGHLVLALAPHTSVGVVGRIIGFVDANVYYAHPYFHAAKRRDCDGDEDCVMLLLDPLINFSRRFLPAGRGGRMDAPLVLNPFVDPEEVDKEVHNMDIMWRYPLEFYEATWEGKSLSEVLQFMETVAKRLGTEKQYERFGFTLDTSDIAGGPKESAYSVLETMEEKVKLQLELGKVIRSVDERTVAEIIVEHHFLRDMKGNMRTFGSQKVRCIVCNKKYRRIPLKGICDCGGKLVLTVSRGNIEKYMQMAWQIAKKYSVSEYTKQRLMLMKKEIESIFESDEIKQVSLADFL
- a CDS encoding archaemetzincin family Zn-dependent metalloprotease encodes the protein MLLRLLPVGDVKVEINRLGNLLIGRFTHFSKLKVEKPLNIPESAYVAERRQHDAGSILDLLSGISRPGEKILGITGVDLCVRGSNLNFVFGLAHCPGRAAVVSVFRLNPELYGQKNGDLFFERVVKECVHELGHTFGLRHCRSSLCVMNFSNSIIDVDRKRDDFCESCRRFLSAGEGI
- a CDS encoding HAD-IIA family hydrolase, encoding MRFDLFFIDLDGVVFLGEKLISGAKEAIKKLEMRKKKVIFLTNNSTLSREGYARKFAKFGIDVKPSQIITSGYATAAYLKEKCPEAKVFVVGETGLREELNAAKLKIVKNARQATHVVVGLDRKLTYRKLAEATSALLSGAEIVATNADPTYPTDRGLAPGAGAIVAALSASSGKKPEIVGKPSTFMLELGLKMTKVPKEKAVIVGDRQDVDVVVGKAAGLSTVLVLTGVTKEISQTLPQPDFVFNSLREVVDDASFA